The genomic stretch AAAATATGCCGTGAAGGCCGAAGAAAGAGCGAGACAACTCTTGATGCAGCAATTAGAGCAACACCATGATTAATTCCTACTCCTTCGGCTGCATGGAAATCAACAACAAGCCCTACCGCAAAGACCTGATGATCCTTCCAGACGGAACAATCCTGCATCCTTGGTGGCGCAAAGCCGGACATACCCTTTCCCTGCCCGACATTCAGGAAATCATTACCGCCGCTCCTGATATTCTTGTCATCGGAACCGGCAGCCCCGGCATGATGCAGCCGGAACAAACCTTATCCGGCGAACTCGAAAGCAGAGGCATTGCAACCAAGGCCATGCCCACCAAAGAGGCCGCGCAGAGGAATACAACTCTCTGCATGAGCAGGGCAGGAAGGTTGCGGCGTGTTTTCATCTGACCTGTTTAATTGGAATAGACGCACAGCACTTAATCGGGCCTGTCCCTGATTGATTCTTTTTACCGAACAACAAAAAATAGGAGAAAAAATGTCCTCAACTTACACAGAACTAAATAACCTACTTGCCCAAAAAATTACAGAAAATAAAAATATCAACTTCCGCATGAATAATGCCATTAACGATTTAAAAGCTACACTTACCCAAAAAATAGGCACAAACGTTACACTTGAAGGCGAATGCAGCATAGAAAAAACATCCAAAACAACTAAAAACCTCGGTGAAACAATAAAGATCCCAGCAGCTAAAAAAGATTTCAATATCTCTATAAAACTTCAAGCAAAAGACATTCAATTAAACGAAAAAATCTCTATAATCTCTACAGAAAATGAGACCGAAATACATTTCAAGCAAAAAAGGTTCTCACTCTACCCCTTAGATCAAAACAATCCATACTTTATTCAATTTTGCGATGAACTTATAACTTCATGCAAAAATGAGATTAACAATATTGCACCTTAATTAAATATTTCGCATAATGGATTTTATGTAAAAAAAGAGGGGGCTGCTTTAAGCCCCATGTTACTCCAGAAGAATTTTTATAGGTTCTTCAGGGATCACATAGGGCCTTTCCTTGCCTTACCGATATCTTAATGCAACTCCCCCTGAATCCGGGTCAGTCCATCGGATATAAGGCCGGTGTAATGATCGACAATTTTTCCGATCAGAATGGAATCGTATGCCCGATCTGCATCAATCAGTAATCTGCCGATAAATCCCAGAGAAGCGGAAAAAACGAAAAGTTCAAGCAGGATGTCTTCAATATGTTCCTGTTCTGCTTTTTTGGGGGCCGTGTTGTTCTTTTCATTCTTCATGCTGCGGCCTCCTGCATGTCCAGAGGTGGCAAGGTGGCCTTGTTCGTTTTTTTGATAATGTGGGTAAGGTCGATGGGATGAAAGATGAATGGAACGATAGAGGTATCTTGCATGGTTTTACTCCTTGGTTGGATATAATATTTTCCACCCATGCGCTGTCAAACACAAAAAAGGCGGAACGTACAGGTTGACAGACCGGAACCAAGGAACCGGCGAGCGCAAGGCTCCCCATACGGCCCGCCTAGCAGAGGAGCAAAGCCGAATATTGGACACAAAAAAACCGCCAAAAAAAGAAAAATGACGGTACGTCCGCCTTGGTTGATCGGGCTGTCAATCCCGGCCTACGGATTTTGCCGCAGGCAATGAACAAATTACAGGGGGAACCGGCTGTGGTCAATAAAAAATATGATATGTCTCTGCCCCTGTTATCAAGAGCAGGGCGACACTAAAGGAGACACCGAAAAGAGAGTGTCTCTTTATAGCAATTCCCCTCTTTCCAAAATCCCCACCCAATACCCCCATACCTGAGACTTATAAAATGCACTCCGGGCCTACCTCAAAATGTAGATGAAAGCCCAAGAATGCCCCCTTAAAGTTTCGTTTTCTTCCCGCCCGAAACCTTCCACCCGCTTGAGCATTCAGGAGCATACAAAAGTATTCTCGACCTTTTCGGGCGATTTGAGCAGATTTGTTTTTTTAAGTTTCGGTTAAGGTTTCGGGGTAAAACCTATCATAAAGGCAAGGACAACGGAAAGCCTTTGCTGAAGGTTAGCGACTTGGTTAACAGGGTGGAGACATTTAAGGAAACAGCGAAGTGTACCCCCCCAGAAAACCCGCAACCTGTGGGAAATACATATCAGTACGAAAATATTATAAAATACCCCCGTATTCCTGTTATAATGAAGGCGACAGGGGCTTACATTTCCCTATTGATTTCGATAAAAAAACGGTGAGACTATGGGCGGTTTAGGATCAGGCGAATGGTTGAGATACGGTTCAAAGAAGAGCACTACGGACAGTCAGCATGATATTGATATTCGACGGATGAAGAAAAACAACTGGCTTAACCCTGGAACAACGGGTTCTTTGTCGTGGTCACGTCGGGGCAAAAAGACCGGCTCTGTGGGCTACAGAATGGAAGAAAGCCGGATGACCCTGCATTACAAATACCGTCCACGCGGCGGAGAATGGGAGCAGGTTGAACAAACGATTCTATTTGACCGCACCCCGTGCAACTACGGCGGCCACCGGACATGGTTTCTCTGTCCTCACTGCATGAAGCGGGTGGCGGTGCTCTACGGGGCCGGAAAATATTTTCTCTGCCGTCACTGCCACGACCTTGTTTATGCGAGCCAGCACGAAGACAGATGCGCACGGCTTGCGCGCAAGTCCAGAAAGATAAGAAGACGACTAAATGCTCCTGAAAGCCTGATGGAACTTGTTTTGTTCAAGCCCAAAAATATGCACCGGAAGACTTTTGACCTGTTGAGATACGAAGTGTATTTGACAGATGAACAGTACTTTCAGATTTCTGGAGCGCGCTTGAAGACCTTGGGTGGGCAGCTGAACCGAACTATCGAAAAGCTCGAAGCATTGAAAAACTTCTGAACGCCTGGGGATGGTCACCGCTGGTACATGTATAGATAATGCGATGTTCTATACATGAACAGGTGGCCGTGTATAGGGAAACGGCTTTTTGTATACATGAGTGAACCCCGTTCCCATCTCCTGAAAAATCGGGTAGTATATTTGTGTAACACGACCAAACCCGCAAAATATACCGAACAGGTTGATACACCATGCCTGAAGCCTTTATTACTCCGCATGTGCTCAGTTGGGCAAGAAAACGGGCGCAGTTCAGCACTGATGATGCCGCGCAAAGGGTAAAGGTGCGTCATGAGCAGTTCCTTGCCTGGGAGGAGGGCAAAAAAAGGCCGACCTTCCGGCAGGCGCAAATCCTTGCCAATGCGTTTCATGTGCCGTTCGGGTACTTCTTTCTGCCTGCCCCGCCGAAACAGGAACCGGATATACCCGACCTGCGGACTGTGGGCAGCAGAACCATGCCCGGTTTCAGCCTTGAATTTCTTGATCTGTACAACGATATTCTGCGGAAACAGGACTGGTTCCGGGAATACCGTATGCAGGAGGGGGCACAACCGCTGCCCTTTATCGGTAAATTCTCCATGACGGATGATTACCGGGTGGTGGCGGAGGATATACGGCAGGTGCTGTCTGTCGATGAGGCCCGCAGTTCCGCCCGAAATTGGGAACAGTTCATCACCTGCCTGATTGAACAGGTCGAGAATGCCGGTATTCTTGTTATGCGTAATTCCATTGTCGGCAACAACACCCACCGCCCGCTCTCCGTTGATGAGTTCCGGGGCTTTGCCCTCAGTGACCCGGTTGCACCGCTTATCTTCATCAACTCCCGCGATGCCAAATCCGCCCAAATCTTCACCCTTGCCCATGAGCTGGTTCATCTCTGGATCGGACAGAGCGGGGTTTCTAATCCGCTGCTGAACAAAGAGAAAAAAGGCAAACGCGGAAAGAAGGTGGAAACCTTCTGCAACAGGACGGCTGCGGAGGTGCTGGCACCTGAAGCACAATTTCTGACGGACTGGAACAGCGAGATTCCGGCACAGGACAATATTGCCCTGCTTGCTCAACAGTACCGGGTCAGTCAGTTGGTTATTGCCCGGCGTGGATACGATCTGGACGTGTTGCCCTATGATACGTTGCAGGATTTTTATTGGCAGGCTGTCCAATATGACCAAAAGAAGAAAAATAAACTATCTGAAAGTCCAGGTGGTCCAAAATCTGACACCATGCGCAAGTTCAGAAACGGCAACCTGTTTTCCCAAGCTGTGGCAGCTGCGGCCCTTGAAGGAAGACTGCTGTTGCGGGATGCCGGTTCTCTGCTGGGGATCAAACCGGCTGGCCTGAAACAATATGCGGACTTTCTGACAGGAAAATAATATGGATTACTGTCTGGACAGCAACGTATTTATTCAGGCCAAAAATGCTCACTACCATTTTTCTATCTGCCCCGGTTTCTGGGACTGGCTTGTCTTTCGGGTCGGGACAGTGGGTTCTATTAATCCTGTTTTTGAAGAGTTACGGAACGGCAACGATGAATTGAAAGATTGGGCTGAAGAGATAAAAGGCTCTCATTTCTTTGCCGATGTGACGGAACCTGCTGTTCAGGAAATATTCAGCTCAATTGCCAGTTATGCCGTGGAGAATTACAAACCGCATGTAGCCGATGAATTTCTTTCAGGGGCCGATCCCTGGCTGATAGCCTTTGCCAAAGTCAACAGCTGTATTACGGTAACCCATGAGGCATACAACCCGGTGGCAAAGAGAAAGATTCTTATCCCCAATATCTGCGAAGTATTTGAAGTCGATTATACAGACTGTTTCACCATGCTGAGAAATCTGAACGTTCGCTTTGTTCTGGAAGAAAGCCAGAACGGAGAATGATTTTTCCGCGTGTCCCTTCCCTGCCTGAAGGTCTCTCTCCTCACATTGACAGATAGCCTTTTTTCACGGCTGCTGTTCTCCCAAAAAAAGAAAACTGAGAAGTACCCCGGAAAAAAATTTGGGGTGGTTTGCGCTTGGCTCTGCTGGGACAGATAAACCGAAAATCCGTTTATCTGCTGGGGATAGTGCTGGGGAAACAAAAACAGAGAGTTAAGCACTACTGCTTAACTCCCTGATATATATGGTACGCCAAGCAGGATTCGAACCTGCGACCTACGGCTTAGAAGGCCGTTGCTCTATCCAGCTGAGCTATTGGCGCATACGTCATCTTATTGACCTACTTTTCGCAAGAGAGATAATATACAAGAGAACGATAAATAAATCAACGTTCATTTCCAGTAGCATTCTCACAAACTCTACATGCCTCGTCCTGCTCCCAAACCGGGCCGTTTGCCGTATCATGGACAATGATGCCTTTTTGCAGGAGTTCTGTTCGGGCCTTATCCGCTGTTTCCCAGTCCCGACGGAGCCGGGCCTCTTCCCGCTGCTCAATCAGGCGATTGATTTCCGGTGCCAGAATACATTGCTCCAAACGGAGAAAACCAAAAACCCGGTTCATTTTCCGGAGAAGAGAGAAAATTTCATTTTTCTGCTCTAGATCTACACTACCTGCATAGAGGATAGGATTCACCTTTTTGATAAATTCAAACAGGGCCCCGATGGCACCGGAGATGTTCAGATCATCATCCAAGGCGGTCACAAACTGATCCTCTAATTCACCGACTAAAGAGCCGATGACCGGGTGCGGAAGCCCAGGATGCATACAACCCAGCTTGCGGGTGAACTCGTCAATCCTTTTTAAGGCCTTGCGGATGGCATCAAGTTTTTTATAGGTGAAATGCATGGATTTCCGATAATGGACCCCAAGCAGCATAAAGCGAATTTCCCGACCATTATACCCCTTATCCATCACCTCCTGGAGTGTGACGGTATTCCCCGCTTCCAAGGACATTTTTTTGCCGTCTTTGAGCAGCATCCCCGAATGGAGCCAATAATTGGCGAGAGGCTTGCCGGTCAGGGCCTCAGCGATAGCGATCTCATTTTCATGATGAGGAAAGAGCAGCTCCTGCCCGCCGGTATGAATATCAATGGTCTCGCCCAGGTGGCGGGTGGACATGGCCGTACATTCGATATGCCAGCCCGGTCGAATATTACCCCAGTCTGTCTCGTAAAAGATCCCCTTTTTCAGCTCGCCCAGGGTGGAACGTTTCAGCAGGGTAAAATCCCTTGGATTGCCCTTTTCATAATTATCCAGATCAACTGTATGGCCCACCTGGATCATGCTCAGATCAAC from Candidatus Electrothrix communis encodes the following:
- a CDS encoding Mth938-like domain-containing protein, whose protein sequence is MINSYSFGCMEINNKPYRKDLMILPDGTILHPWWRKAGHTLSLPDIQEIITAAPDILVIGTGSPGMMQPEQTLSGELESRGIATKAMPTKEAAQRNTTLCMSRAGRLRRVFI
- a CDS encoding XRE family transcriptional regulator; amino-acid sequence: MPEAFITPHVLSWARKRAQFSTDDAAQRVKVRHEQFLAWEEGKKRPTFRQAQILANAFHVPFGYFFLPAPPKQEPDIPDLRTVGSRTMPGFSLEFLDLYNDILRKQDWFREYRMQEGAQPLPFIGKFSMTDDYRVVAEDIRQVLSVDEARSSARNWEQFITCLIEQVENAGILVMRNSIVGNNTHRPLSVDEFRGFALSDPVAPLIFINSRDAKSAQIFTLAHELVHLWIGQSGVSNPLLNKEKKGKRGKKVETFCNRTAAEVLAPEAQFLTDWNSEIPAQDNIALLAQQYRVSQLVIARRGYDLDVLPYDTLQDFYWQAVQYDQKKKNKLSESPGGPKSDTMRKFRNGNLFSQAVAAAALEGRLLLRDAGSLLGIKPAGLKQYADFLTGK
- a CDS encoding DUF4411 family protein, whose product is MDYCLDSNVFIQAKNAHYHFSICPGFWDWLVFRVGTVGSINPVFEELRNGNDELKDWAEEIKGSHFFADVTEPAVQEIFSSIASYAVENYKPHVADEFLSGADPWLIAFAKVNSCITVTHEAYNPVAKRKILIPNICEVFEVDYTDCFTMLRNLNVRFVLEESQNGE